ATCGACATAACAAAGTACAGCATCATTAATCTTAGTTCGTTGAGGACCACAATCTATTATGACAAAATCATATCCTTTATTCTCTAAAGCAGATAATTTCTCTTCTAAGATAATATCAATTCTAGATTCGCGATGAAATTCTGCATTAATCTCTTCAATATTAGAATTAGGAAGTAAGTCTAAATTTTCTCGAGCAGAAATAATACACTCTTCTAGTGATACAGGGTATCTTTTATCAATTAAGTCATAAAAAGTTTTATGATAATCATCATCAGAAAAGCCTAAAAATAAGCTAGAATCATTCTGCCCATCTAAATCAATTAATAAGACTTTAAAATCTAACTTAGCCAAACCATGGGCAACTTGTACACTTACTGTACTTTTACCTACTCCGCCTTTATTATTTAGGACTGCAACTTTCTTCATATTCAGTCAACTCCTTCTGTTTTATTGAGAAGAAAGAATTAAACCTCTCTAATTCTAAGTTCTAGACTTGTTTGTGTAATCCTTTTATAATTAAAAACGTTTTTAATTATAATTGTAATTATGTTTTTGATTTTAATTTCGTTTTCATTTTTGTAATTGTAAATGTTTTTAATTGTGATTGTATTTTTATTTACATTTATGTTTACAATTTTAATTTAGTAAATGT
The nucleotide sequence above comes from Orenia marismortui DSM 5156. Encoded proteins:
- a CDS encoding ParA family protein, which produces MKKVAVLNNKGGVGKSTVSVQVAHGLAKLDFKVLLIDLDGQNDSSLFLGFSDDDYHKTFYDLIDKRYPVSLEECIISARENLDLLPNSNIEEINAEFHRESRIDIILEEKLSALENKGYDFVIIDCGPQRTKINDAVLCYVDNVIMPVQLEAASVRAVGNIYDYLSDLRLDANKIAVVIPNMYDARTNEAKDNLEFLEKFFEDEDILSPPVNRRVKITEAGKIGKTVFEYDQEAADQFFKVLEKVVEKLV